From a region of the Bradyrhizobium sp. KBS0727 genome:
- a CDS encoding lysozyme inhibitor LprI family protein, translating to MMLKVVLGAAAMLALVSVAQAGDQGDPEASCDGNTFQMVECLKAKTAQWDKRMTIAYQQALKDAVPAQHDQLRAAQRLWIQYRDANCLYYGLGEGTIARLDAGECMRSMTEARAKELEGLGHQ from the coding sequence ATGATGTTGAAAGTAGTTTTGGGCGCCGCCGCGATGCTGGCGCTGGTCTCGGTCGCCCAGGCCGGCGATCAGGGCGATCCCGAAGCGTCCTGCGACGGCAACACGTTCCAGATGGTCGAGTGTCTCAAGGCCAAGACCGCGCAATGGGACAAGCGGATGACCATTGCCTATCAGCAGGCGCTGAAGGATGCGGTGCCGGCGCAGCACGATCAATTGCGCGCGGCGCAGCGGCTGTGGATCCAGTACCGCGACGCCAATTGCCTGTATTACGGTCTCGGCGAGGGCACCATCGCGCGGCTCGATGCCGGCGAATGCATGCGCAGCATGACCGAAGCGCGGGCCAAAGAGCTGGAAGGCCTCGGTCATCAGTGA
- a CDS encoding SDR family oxidoreductase, producing the protein MKSVVVTGASTGIGWATAKLLLGRGFRVFGSVRQQADADRLKSEFGANFTPLLFDVTDEAAVLAAAREVRSTLNGETLAGLVNNAGIGVAGAVLEISADAFRRQMEVNVIGPLISTQAFGPLLGSDPSLKGPKGRIVMISSVSGKSGSPLTSAYAASKHAIEGLSESLRREMMLFGIDVIIIAPGAVKTPIWSKTDKTELATNSPFAPALVKIRAFTKHLSEIGLPPEKIAERIFEALTSPNPKVRYQITPDPMRHLIMSVLPKRTVDKLIARRLGLLPPA; encoded by the coding sequence ATGAAATCTGTCGTCGTCACCGGCGCGTCTACCGGCATCGGCTGGGCTACGGCAAAGCTGCTGCTCGGCCGCGGCTTTCGTGTGTTCGGCAGCGTGCGCCAGCAGGCCGACGCCGACCGCCTCAAGAGCGAATTCGGCGCCAATTTCACGCCGTTGTTGTTCGACGTCACTGACGAGGCGGCGGTGCTGGCGGCGGCGCGCGAGGTGCGCAGCACGCTGAACGGCGAGACGCTCGCGGGTCTCGTCAACAATGCCGGCATCGGCGTTGCGGGCGCGGTGCTCGAGATTTCCGCCGACGCTTTCCGCCGCCAGATGGAAGTGAACGTCATTGGGCCGCTCATCTCGACGCAAGCCTTCGGTCCGTTGCTCGGTTCCGATCCGTCGTTAAAGGGGCCGAAGGGGCGGATCGTCATGATCTCGTCGGTCTCCGGCAAGAGCGGCAGTCCGCTGACGTCGGCTTACGCAGCATCAAAGCACGCGATCGAGGGGCTGTCCGAGAGCCTGCGCCGCGAAATGATGCTGTTCGGCATCGACGTCATCATCATCGCGCCCGGCGCGGTGAAGACGCCGATCTGGAGCAAGACCGACAAGACCGAGCTTGCCACCAACTCGCCGTTTGCCCCGGCGCTGGTCAAGATCCGCGCGTTCACCAAACATCTCAGCGAAATCGGATTGCCGCCGGAGAAGATCGCCGAACGAATTTTTGAGGCGCTGACGTCCCCCAATCCGAAAGTGCGCTATCAGATCACGCCGGACCCGATGCGGCATCTGATCATGTCGGTGCTGCCCAAGCGTACCGTCGACAAGCTCATCGCCAGGCGTCTCGGCCTGCTACCGCCGGCATGA
- a CDS encoding NADH:flavin oxidoreductase/NADH oxidase family protein has translation MHAIVPPPSLFAPLTLPNQAVVPNRIAKAAMEENMADRNQLPGEDLRRLYANWGRGGPGLILSGNVMIDPAALTGPGGVVLDARQPIEPFKAWARAAMRDGSQMWLQINHPGRQVFAAMGQEAVAPSAIGVDLGAYSHLFPVPRALDEADIAGIVARFATTARLAEASGFSGVQIHAAHGYLISQFLSPLTNRRNDAWGGELHNRARLLLDVVRAVRAAVSPGFSVAVKLNSADFQKGGFEASDAVQVVRWLNELPVDLVELSGGSYESPAMQGAPQTGGTAAREAYFLDFARDVSAVARMPVMVTGGIRRRAIAEQALRPSEGRPGVAMVGIASAFAFEPELAEKWKGDEALDVQIPSVGWRNKAYASLAKMALVKLQLRRLGRGLKPKPNASPLLSLIRQQIITKRRTRLYRTWASQARLEPSGA, from the coding sequence ATGCATGCAATCGTCCCGCCGCCATCGCTGTTCGCTCCGCTGACGCTGCCGAACCAGGCGGTCGTTCCCAACCGCATTGCGAAGGCGGCGATGGAAGAGAACATGGCGGATCGTAACCAGCTTCCGGGCGAGGATCTGCGGCGGCTGTATGCGAACTGGGGCCGCGGCGGTCCCGGATTGATCCTGTCCGGCAATGTGATGATCGATCCGGCGGCGCTGACTGGACCCGGCGGCGTGGTGCTCGACGCGCGCCAGCCGATCGAACCGTTCAAGGCCTGGGCGCGGGCCGCGATGCGGGACGGCAGCCAGATGTGGCTGCAGATCAACCATCCCGGCCGGCAGGTCTTCGCCGCGATGGGGCAGGAGGCGGTGGCGCCGTCAGCCATCGGCGTCGACCTCGGAGCCTATTCGCATTTGTTTCCAGTGCCGCGAGCGCTGGATGAAGCTGACATTGCCGGGATTGTCGCGCGTTTTGCCACCACCGCCAGGTTGGCTGAGGCATCAGGCTTTTCTGGCGTGCAGATCCATGCCGCCCACGGCTATCTGATCAGCCAGTTTCTTTCACCGCTCACCAACCGGCGCAACGATGCGTGGGGCGGCGAGTTGCATAACCGCGCGCGGCTCCTGCTCGATGTTGTCAGGGCGGTGCGGGCCGCGGTCTCACCCGGCTTCTCGGTCGCGGTAAAACTCAACTCGGCCGATTTCCAAAAGGGCGGCTTTGAGGCGTCGGATGCCGTGCAAGTGGTGCGCTGGCTCAACGAGTTGCCGGTCGATCTCGTTGAATTGTCCGGCGGCAGTTACGAAAGCCCGGCCATGCAGGGCGCGCCACAGACCGGTGGCACTGCGGCGCGCGAGGCCTATTTTCTCGACTTTGCGCGCGACGTCAGCGCAGTGGCGCGCATGCCGGTCATGGTCACCGGCGGCATCCGCCGGCGTGCCATTGCCGAACAGGCGCTTAGGCCGAGCGAGGGCCGGCCGGGTGTGGCGATGGTCGGCATTGCCAGCGCTTTTGCGTTCGAACCGGAGCTGGCGGAAAAGTGGAAGGGCGATGAAGCCCTCGACGTCCAAATCCCAAGCGTCGGCTGGCGCAACAAGGCCTATGCAAGCCTTGCGAAGATGGCCTTGGTGAAGCTGCAACTGCGCCGCCTTGGCCGAGGCCTGAAGCCGAAACCCAACGCCAGTCCACTGCTGTCATTGATCCGCCAGCAGATCATCACCAAGCGGCGCACCCGGCTTTACCGGACCTGGGCGTCTCAGGCACGCCTTGAGCCGTCCGGCGCATGA
- a CDS encoding MerR family transcriptional regulator — MQIGELARRFAVAPSKIRFLEDQGLVQPVRRTQAGYREYDEGSAEALSMILQAQSLGFTLDEIKGALAETKSHGLRRDYLIGQIARKLSELDRHIAQSQELRARLVCASNELKTRMKNGAKCDTRPAAPPPVRTNKPRPAQRGHRRIPAIAG; from the coding sequence ATGCAGATTGGTGAATTGGCGCGACGGTTCGCCGTGGCGCCGTCGAAAATACGCTTTCTCGAGGACCAGGGCCTGGTGCAACCGGTGCGCCGGACACAAGCGGGCTACCGTGAATATGACGAGGGTTCGGCTGAAGCGCTGAGCATGATCCTGCAGGCGCAATCGCTCGGCTTTACCCTCGACGAGATCAAGGGTGCGCTGGCGGAGACCAAAAGTCACGGCCTGCGTCGCGACTATTTGATCGGGCAGATCGCGCGAAAACTGTCCGAGCTCGACCGTCACATCGCGCAGTCGCAAGAGCTGCGCGCGCGCCTGGTCTGCGCCAGCAACGAGCTGAAAACGCGCATGAAGAACGGAGCGAAATGCGACACAAGGCCTGCGGCTCCGCCGCCGGTCCGCACCAACAAGCCGCGTCCGGCGCAGCGGGGCCATCGCCGAATTCCGGCCATCGCGGGATAA